The genomic DNA AGCTTACCGATCCCGATCGCTGACACCAGATAACCGATGGCAGCCTTATCCGTGTTCAATTGCACGGTCAGGAAGCTCATATTCGAGGAGAGAATAACATTGATCATACCCAGAAGAAAATAGTTGATGTAAAGCCCTGTTGCCATTCTGATGTAAGGATTTTTCATGAGTATAGCTCCCAACTTAAGTTTTAGATCCATCGTCTAATAGTGAAAAAATTCACATTGTTTCTATGTCTTTATTATATAAGGAGTGTTATTATAAATCCAATGCATATTTCTATTGCTTTTCATAGTTTAGGTCTATAATTTAAAATATAAATTAAAGAAGGGAACGGCATAATTATGAACCTGAAGCACTTACAATATTTTCGTGTACTTGCAAAGATGGAGCATTTTACCCAAGCAGCTTTACGACTATGTATTACTCAACCCAGTTTAAGCCATGCTATTTCAGAATTAGAAAAGGATCTGGGGGTTCATTTGTTTGAAAAGCAGGGGAGGAATATTCGGCTTAACAAATACGGACGATTTTTCCTGAAATATGTGGAGAATGCCATGAGTGAATTGGAGAAGGGAGAGCACAACTTGCGTGAACTGGTCAGTCCTAACCACGGTAATGTGGATCTGGCGTTCATTTACACGTTAGGCTCGCACTTCATTCCAGCGATTATTCAGGCCTTCTCCGCCTCGGATGCCCGCAAAGATATATCTTTTTCTTTTCATCAAGGGAACACGAACGATATTATCCAGGGCTTGAAGCAGGAGCATTACGATGTGGCTTTCTGTTCTCACATGGAAAATGAACCGGACGTTGAATTCATTCCGTTGGCTCAGCAGGAGCTGGTCGTTATTGTTTCACCAGATCATCCGCTGGCTTCGCTGGACCAAATCGATCTCAAGGATACGGCGACATATCCTTTTATCTTTTTTAACAAGAAAAGCGGTATACGTCCCATTATTGAAAATCTATTCGCCAGAGTAGGAGTTACTCCAGAGATTATTTGCGAGATTGAAGAGGACACGGCGATGGCAGGGCTGGTATCTGTGAATTACGGAATTGCGGTCATGCCCCGAATTTCATCGTTGGATTATTTTAACGTCAAAACATTGCCTATTGTTAATCCTGAATACGAGCGTTTTATCTATCTGGCGAGCATCAAAAACAGGTATTTATCCCCGGCTGTAGTGGACTTTCGGAACTTTTCGCTCAGCTACGGTGAGGAATTTTATTTAAAAACGCATCAGCGTGTCTAAATGTGTGTCTCGCAATATTTAAACTTGATAAATTTAAAAATGTGTTCTATACTTCATCATCGACACACATGATGTGAAATGATTCACATTAGTGGCATCACAAGACTTACTCACAAAAGTTGGTGAATTCACGATGAAACGTTCTTCTTTTCCAGTGGCGTCCGGCCTTTATGTAAACTATCTTCTGTTTGGTATGTTTAACATTATGCTGGCGTCACACATGTCCTTTTTAACCGAGCATTTGCATACAGATCAGGCGGGAATCAGTCTTCTGGTATCCGCAATGGGATTTGGCAGGCTGTTTACGCTGTACCTATCCGGGGTGCTTTCCGACCGTTATGGTCGCAAGCCGTTTATTGTGGTCGCAGGGCTATTAATGGCCGTTTTCCTGGTCGGTATACCGTTAAGCCCCAGCTTTGAAATGGCGATGGTGCTGGCTGTGCTGGCAGGCGTAGCGAATTCTTTTCTCGATTCAGGCACTTATCCAGCTCTGATCGAAGCTTTTCCCCAATCCTCAGGTTCGGCTACCGTGCTGGTGAGAGGTTTTATATCCATCGGAGCGGCGTTTTTACCGTTAATGATTATCTTTTTTATGAATCACGATATTTTTTACGGGTTCTCGTTCTTTTTACCAGCACTCATATTTGGTCTGAATGCGATTTACCTGTTCAAAATGAAGTTTCCAGACATGCGGGTTCAGGCGCCCAAGGAGCCAGTTCACGATACATCTGTATCTAACGTGGAACAAACGGTAGAGCTAACAGCAAATGACCGGAGCAAGCCGCGCTTCTGGCAGGAAGGGCTTTGCCTTATTGTTCTCGGCTTTACCGGGCCTACCTTGCTGTATATTGTTCAGTTGTGGCTACCTACTTTTGGACAGCAGTTTATCGGTATGACTGAATCAGAGTCCCTGAGATTATTAGTCTATTACAATGTTGGTTCTCTCGTCTCCGTATTTGTATTGGTGGTTGTGTTAAGAAAGTGGATCAAACCGGTTCACATTATTCTCATTTATCCATGCATTTCTTTGTTGGCCTTTGGAGCATTGCTCCTTTTCAAATCACAGGCTGCGGCCATTATTAGCTCATGTGTCATCGGATTTTCCATTTCGGGTGTGCTTCAACTGACCTTGACCGTAATGAGTGAGTTTTTCAGTCAACGAAAAGGACAGATCACCGGGTTCATTTACACAGCAACTTCAGTATCGTACACGGTCATCCCTGTGTTTACCGGCTTTCTTTTGAAGCATTCTCAAATATCCAGTGTTTTTATGCTGGCTCTGATTGTGAATGTGGTGGGTATTGTGCTGGCCGTGTTTGTTAATTTCCGGTACAGTACCGTTTTTCCATCAAGTCGCAAATTGTCCCCTAAAATCGCGCTTGATCCAGAGTAAGCCAACAATCGGGGACTAATCATCAGCTGGCTTATTCAGAATGCGTTATACTATGAAATATTGTAAATGCTCGACTTAAAACTATGATTTGGGAGTGAGTTTGATATGGCAAAAATCGTTAAAGTGAAAGATGTTCTGATCGGTGAAGGTGCGCCTAAAATCTGTGTTCCGATGGTGGGAGAAACGTTGAAGCAACTGAAGGAAGAAGCTGCCCATTTGCGTACACTCGATCTGGATATCGTGGAGTGGAGAGTCGATTTTTTCGAGCATGTAGAGGATTTGGAGAAGGTTAAGGCTGCCTTGATTGAAATCCGGTCCATCTTGGCGAATATTCCGCTCGTCTTTACGTTCCGCAGCGCTCGGGAGGGCGGGGAAAAGGAAATCAGTACGGCGAGTTATGTGGAGTTGAATCGTACGGCAGCCGAAACGGGACAGGTAGATATCATTGATGTGGAGCTTTTTAATGACGAAGCCGATGTGAAGGCGCTGGTGGAAGCTGCGCATAAGCATAACGTATCCGTAATTATATCCAATCACGATTTCCAGAAGACGCCGCCAAAGGAGGAAATCGTATCTCGTTTGCGCAAGGCGCAGGAGTTGGGAGGCGATTTGCCTAAAATAGCGGTTATGCCGACATGTACGGCCGATGTGCTGATCTTGCTGGATGCCACGCGTACCATGGCTGAGGAATACGCAGACCGGCCTATTATTACGATGTCGATGGCGGGAAAAGGTGTCGTGAGCCGTCTGACCGGAGAGCTGTTTGGTTCGGCTTTAACCTTTGGTGCCGCTAAGAAAGCTTCCGCGCCGGGGCAGATTCCTGTTACAGAACTGAGAGAGATATTGAATGTACTGCACAGTCATTCGTAAAAAGGTATGAATGCTGGCAACCCATGTGCCAGTATCCAAAAAAGGAAGGCCCGTATGCCATAAGCATGATGGAGCCTTCCTTTTTGCTAAGTGTTTGTGAGTTTGGGAGACGCAAATGGTCTTCCGATGTCATCCTGTCAAATGCTTAATTTAATCCCCGTGTAGGCTCATACAGTTCCCAACCGAGATTTAGAGTTTGGATAATATAGTCTGCGACTTCTTCCGCATCCAACTGATCCGTATCGATCTTGGAGTGATTCACCGCGTAAATGTCCTGTCTGGAACGGAAAAGAGCTTCGATTTCCTCCAAATTCTTGTTTTGCAGATTGGGACGGGTATCGATGAGCATCTTGAGTCGATCCTTCCAGGATTCCCAATTTAAATCTAAAAAGAAGACGATAGATGAAGCCAGACAAGCCTGTTTAACCTCTTCTTGTAAAAAAGCACCGCCGCCAACCGAAATGACTTTCAATCGAGTATTGCTGCATAGTTTGAGAATATGGTCTTTTTCAATCTCGCGGAAACCTTTTTCTCCATATGTTTTGAAAATTTCTGTTGTCGGCATGTTGTACTCTTGTTCAATCTCCTGATCAATATCCACAAAGTCCCGATACAGCTTGCGCGCGAGATGGGAACCGATCGTTGTTTTGCCTACACCCATAAATCCAATGAGCACAATATTCTGTTCTCTTAATGGGATCTCTCTCTTGTTTTGCACCATAACCACTCTCTTCTCACCAGTAATGTTGAGATGTAACGCTTCAAAGCACTAAATACATTATACGTTCATCAAACGTGTCATTCAATAGTATAGATCACATCAGAAGCGAGGTATAGGACGAAAGTGGCTTCTGATTGCCATTTTGGTGATGTAGAGCATATAACGAGACTAGATCATGAAGCCAATTGCTGCATAATTTGACGAAAAAACAAACTTATACAAGCATAAAAAGGCAATATTCTGTACTTAATTAAAAAAAAGGACATATTTTGCCGAAAAATATATTGAAATTACTGGAAGTAAGAATATAATAGAGTTATACAAATTGTAAATGTAATCGCTATATTTACAATTTGTGTTTATTTAAATTTATGGCATTGAGTTACTTTGAACCAAATACCAAGTGTACATATGTAAATAGTAATATACATTTTTGCAGACATGTACCGGTCAATGGGTTCCTTGTACGAAGGCGGTGATACGATCTACAGGTTCTAGTCAACTACGAATGGAGTGGCGGAAATAAAAAATATCTACGAGAGGGATGAATTGAAATGAACACAAGCACAGCCAAAGTATTGAAAAAGGGAATGAGTATCGCTTTATCAGGTATGCTGGTCGCTTTATTTGTCGGCAATTATTCTGCTCATGCAGCACCGGAAGTCGTTAGTAAAACGATTCTTGTAAAAGCCGGAGAAGTATATGATGGTAAGGGGAAGACGGTAGCCGCTGATCCAAAAACCTTGGGTGACGGAAGCCAGGCTGAGGCCCAAAAGCCTATTTTCAAGCTTGAAAATGGTGCAACTTTGAAAAATGTAATCATTGCTGCGCCTGCTGCGGATGGTGTGCATGTGTATGGCAACGGAACCATTTCCAACGTAACGTGGGAGGATGTAGGTGAAGATGCATTGACGCTTAAAGAAAAAGGTACGGTAAACATAACAGGCGGTGGAGCGTTCCATGCATATGATAAAGTCTTCCAAATCAATGCCGAGGGCACGATTAACATTAAAAACTTTAGAGCCGATGATATCGGAAAGCTGGTTCGCCAACTGGGCGGCTCAACTTTTAGAGTGAATATGACTTTGGATAACTCGGATATTTCCAACGTAAAGGATTCGATCCTGAGATCGGACGGCCCTAACAGCACAGCTAAAATTACGAATACTCGTTATCATAATGTGCCACAATTGTTCAAGGGCTTTAAATCCAGTAATACGAGCGAGTCCGGCAATACTAAATATTAATACGAAACAGGGTAGGAGCGGGGATGGGAATCAATAGATCTTGATTCTATCCTTGTATAGATTGAAAATAAGGGCTGTCCCACAGATCGTTTGGATCTGATGAGACAAGCCCTATTTAGCTTCTATTTGTTTTTCGTGCCGCCGGAAGATACCGTTGGAACGCTCAAAAGACTAGCCGGGCTTCGTTCAGGACGAGTACTGTGATATGATCTTGCTATTACATTTTATACAAAAAAGTTGGGAAGCTATGAATCTATTTCATCCATATGTGAATGTTGACGGTACTTTGAATGAGACGCAGGTGTGGAGACGGGAAGTTTTATATACAGGTACAAATGGTCGGCTTGTTCAACGTTTTTACGTGTCACCTTATGAGAGTTATGTGTTCAAGCCGTTAACCAATGATGAGCAAGCAGGCCGGGAGAGATGGGTATATGAGCATGTGCTTGCTTCGTTGCCACCCATCTATCCCCGAATGCTGGCCTGTTCTGGCGCAGGCATAGATGGCGGAGGGGAATGGATGATTTTTGAGGACCTTGGTCCTCTGCACCATCTACATGAAGAAGAAACAATGCTGCGAGCTGTTGGACTTGTAGCAGGGTGGCATTCTTTGCCGTCGGAGCGTTTTGCTGGAATGCCACTTCGAGGACCCAAGCCGCTTATTCAGGATATGGTTTCTGAGCTGTATGAACGCAAGTCCGATGTGCTGGAGCTTTGCAGTTCACTGGGATTCTCCAAACAGCAGGTGCAACGTATTTACGTACAACTGGAGTACCAGTCTTTTGCCCAGCAGCTTGTGCTGTCGCATGGTGACCTTCATCCGGGAAACTATGCGCTGAGTGGGGAGCGGCTGATGGTGCTGGATTGGGAGCATGCCCACTTGAACACACCGCTTTGGGATATGTATCATCTGATCGATATGTCCCATCCGTTGTTTCCCCGGCGTATGACGTCCGACTTGCGAATCCGCCTGCTGGACAGGTACTTGGCTCAAATGGAGCTGCTGGGAGCAGGACTGGAACGGGGCACATTTATGCAAGAATATAGCATGTTTGCCGTGGTATTTTCACTGTGGATGCTGTTGTTGATTGAAAGTGATTTGCGAAGGATCGAAATGAAAATGCATATAAACGGTGATAAATGGTCAAAAGAGCAATTAGAAGCCCAACAGGGCGAGGCGTTAGCCTGTTTGAGCCAATGCGCAGCGATGCTGGAATGGAGGCAAGTCAGAAGGTGTGAATAAAGAGTTGGAGCTACAGCGTGTGTACAGATTGTAAACAAAGGTGGAGACATATATGAAAAAAGTCGGTTTGGTCATGAGAAAAATTCAGTTTGCCGAAGCGCAGGGCCCGCGTATTTTTGCGGAACGTCTCAAGCAGATCGGACTGGAGCTGGGTGTGGATATCGTATTTGTGTCACCGGAGCGCCATGTCAGCAGCCATGACTGGCTTCCCGGCTATGAGCACGAAAAGGGTGATCTGGTCAATTATGACGTGGTACTCGACCAGCTTCATGAGCAGCAGATTGAGGATGTTATTTATACGGTATCCGGCTTTACATATTTGAAAATGTTTTTTAAAAACAGTGTGCTTTTTCCGCACAGTTTTCCTGATCCGGCGCTTACAGGCTATGAGATGATGAAGCCTTTTTATCAGATTGTGGACAAGGCTATTGTGCAGACTGATTTTCTCAGACAGGAGATGGCATCCAAGTTTGGTGTAACAGATGTGACAGTTATCCCGATTGGGTTTAATGAGCGACTGGTAGAAAAGCATTTTGATCCTTCGCAGGTCGTGGAGAATCGGGTGATGTGGATCGGAAGGGATGAGGAGAATCGGCGTCCTGATCTGGTGCTGGAGTATGCTCGGCATAATCCCGACAAGGAAGTTTACATGGTGTTTGGCGGGGAACGCTACAAGGAAAGCATGAAGAAGTACGATATCCCTGACAATGTGAAGCTTCAATTTGCGTTGACGCAGGATGAGGTATTCGCGCTTATGAATACGGCGAAAGTATACTGGAGCTGCTCCAAATTCGACACGTTTGCGATGCCGCTGACCGAAGCGCTGGCTATGGGTAAAATCGTCGTGAAGCCTGAGCATCCTTGCTATGGACATATCAGCTCCACGCACTCTTTTTCGGGCAATGAGAAAAACTGGTTCGAGCTGCTCAATATGGCTGCTGCCTCACCTCGTCGGGTTTCCAATGAAAATCAGGCGTATGCCATGGAGAAGTTTTCGAGTAAGGTGATGAAGCAGGGGTATCGGGACTTTTTTGAGAATTGGTTAAGCTGAGTGGCGAGGCAGAGTACTTCGGTTTCAACACGCGTTTAAGCGTCCAGAATTAGAGGATGATTTAAAAAGGGACTTTCGCTCAAGTGAACGAAAGTCCTTCCTTTTAGGAATGTATCTCCGCTGCGGCTTCAGAATGAGCCGTTCTGCGGTCAATAGCGTAGCTGACCAGCATGAGAAGCAGACCGCCAACGGTGATCAGAGATGCGACCCAAGGGATGGCGGCAAGTCCCATCTGATTAATGACGACCCCGCCGATAAAAGCGCCTCCTGCGTTACCCAGATTCAAAGCGGAATGGCTGGAGGTAGAGGCGAGCAAAGGGGCCTCATAGGCCAGATTCATGATGCGAACCTGAATGCCGGGCATAATGCCGAACGCGGCAATCCCCCAGATAAAGACGGTAATCACAGCCAGTACCCTGCTTTGAAGCGTAAACGTCAGAATGGCCAAAATAATGGCCAGTATAGCGTAGTTTGCTATTAAGGATGGCAGCAGCCTCCAATCCGCGAGCTTGCCGCCAACGATGTTGCCGATGGTTACACCAAGTCCGAACAGGACGAGAATCCACGTAATGCTATGCTCGGCAAAGCCGCTAATGTCGGTAAGTAAAGGCGTAATGTACGTAAAGACGCTGAACAGACTACCACAACCGACAGCACCTGTGAGTAGCATCAGCAATACCTTCGGATTAAACAGGCTTCGGACTTCTTGTTTGAGACTGGAGGGCTTGTCCTGATGCATAACCGGAATGTACCGGATGATGCCAAAGAGGGAAATCAGGCCGATCACAACGATGGCTCCAAAGGAAGCACGCCAGCCGAGCTGCTGTCCGATAAAGGTGCCAAAGGGCACGCCGATAATGTTGGCTACGGTCAGTCCGGTCAGCACCATAGAAATGGCACCAGCCCGCTTGTCAGGGCGAACCAGTCGGGCGGCGATCAGGGAGCCGGCTCCCAAAAAGGTTCCGTGTGATAACGCGGTAGCCATACGGGCTACAATCAGAAGCTCGTAGTTGGGAGCAATGACCGAAAAAAGATTGCCTAAAATGAATATAATCATCAGCAGGCATAACAGCTTTTTTTGCGGTACCTTGTGAGTTAATACGGTGAGCACAGGGGCGCCAATGGCCACACCAAGCGCGTAGCTGGTGATGAGCTGTCCGGCTTGCGGGATGGTAACATGAAGATCCTGGGCCACATTGGGCAGAAGACCCATAATGACGAATTCGGTCATGCCGATGGCAAAGGCACCGAGCGTCAACCATAGCAAGGAGGGGGGAAAGCGATTGGCTGTCAAATTTTCTTGAATACTCATGAGTGTCTTGTATCCTCCTGAAAAATAGTAATGCGAGTATATCATTAGAAACCACATCTGGCGACCCATTTTCAAGAATTTTACATACTAAGCAGATAAGATTTATCTATTTACAAAAGCGGCAGGTATGAGCGGGTTAAATATGTTATTTTTATAGTATGGATCTATCCAAGGAGGATACAATGATGACGCTTAAAGTGGTACATAGTATTACAGATTTAATTGGAGATACGCCTTGTGTGCGGCTTCAGCGATTAACCGGACCGCAGGATGCGGAAGTGTATGTGAAGCTGGAATACTATAATCCCAGCGGCAGTGTCAAGGATCGGGCGGCGGGTAATCTGATTGCCGAGGCGGAACGGGCCGGACATTTAAAACCGGGTGGAACTATTATTGAGCCGACCAGCGGGAATACGGGGATTGGCTTAGCGATGAATGCGGCAGCCCGAGGCTACCGTGCGATATTGGTGATGCCGTCGAATATGACGAGGGAACGAATCAATATTTTAAAAGCATACGGTGCTGAGGTTGTACTGACGCCAGCGGAAGAACGGATGTCAGGAGCAATTCGCAAGGCGCTGGAGCTGGGGGCTGAGATTGAAGGGAGCTTTATCCCGCAACAATTTGAAAACGAGGCCAACCCGGATATCCACCGTACGACGACTGCGCTTGAAATTTTGGAGCAGACGGAAGGCAAGCTGGACGTGTTCGTCGCTTCTTCTGGAACGGGTGGTACGATTACGGGAACGGGTGAGGTGCTGCGCCAGCATTTGCCGGATCTGCGTGTGGTCGTGGTAGAGCCGAAGGGCTCGCCAGTGCTGTCAGGGGGCAAGCCTGGTCCACATAAGCTGGTTGGTACTAGCCCGGGATTCGTTCCTGCCGTATTGAATACGGATATTTATGACGAAATCGTACAGGTTTCGGATGAGGATGCGATTGCAATGACACGGGCGATTGCTGCTCAGGAGGGAATTCTCGTCGGACCTTCCAGCGGAGCTACAATATGGACGGCAATTCAGGAAGCTCGGCGCTTGGGACCGGGCAAACGGGTGCTTTGTATTGCCCCGGATACAGGAGAGCGATATTTGAGCATGGGTATTTTCGGATAAAAAAAGTGAAGGAGGAGCAACATGAAAATTATGCCTTTACAGAAACGCAACATTTCGGATAGCCGCTTGGTGCTTGGTTGTATGCCTTTTGGCGGGGAATGGGATCGTACACCGTTTACACAGGAGCATGTGGTGGAAGCAGAAAGAGCGGTGGAAGCCGCACGTTCCATCGGCATTACGATGTTTGATCATGCAGACATCTATCGTATGGGGAAAGCAGAAGAAATTTTTGGCCGGATTTTGAAGGGGCAGCCCGATTTGCGCGAGCAGATCGTTATCCAGTCCAAATGCGGCATTTTCCTGCCGGATGGTACGCTCCCGGGTCGATTTGATTTTTCATATGCTCATATTATGGAGTCTGTGGATGGTATTCTGAAGCGTCTGGGCACCGAATATTTGGACATTCTGCTGCTGCACCGTCCCGATCCGCTGGTAGAGCCGGAAGAAGTGGCGGAGGCGTTCAGCAAGCTCAAGGCATCTGGCAAAGTACGGCATTTTGGTGTTTCCAATATGAATGTAAGCCAAATTCAGTTTCTGGAGCGCAGTTTAGCCGGCCCGCTGGTGGCTAATCAATTGGAGATGAGCCTGGCGCATCTACATTTTGTAGATCAGACGGTGCATGTGAATCAGCAGGCAGGGACGAATGTCCATTTTGGCGAAGGTTTGCTGGAATACTGCCAAATGGAGGATATTCAGCTTCAAGCGTGGGGGCCACTGGCACAGGGACGTTTTAGCGGTGGATCTTTGGAAGGAGAGCCGGAGCATATACGCCAAACAGCAGAGCTGGTGCAAAAGCTGGCTGCTGAAAAGGAAACGACACGCGAGGCCATCGTTCTTGGCTGGCTCATGAAGCATCCGGCGCGGATTCAGCCCGTTATTGGCAGCGCTAATCCTGAACGGATCAAGGCGTGTCAGGATGCGGAGCGACAGAGTGAGCTGATGACCCGTGAGGAATGGTATGAGCTATATGTGAGTGCACGGGGACAAGCTTTACCGTAACCTGGCGAGTGCTTTTCAGCTTGTTACAGCAGATACATTTTTGGGAAAAGTATGATTTCGTACTGCAAATCGTAATTGAATAGGCCCGCCTCTTGTCTTATGACAGTGTGCGGGCCTTTTTTCGTGGGGCCATTAAACATTTTTCCAGCGGCTAATCCTCTTCGTATCTGGCAAGTGCCCTGGCGGTTGTTTCCTTCATTCGGGAAATGAGCCGGGAGCCTTGGACGACCTTGACACGTTTGCCGAGAAAGCGGATTTTGGACAGTACGTATTCACTTTCGTCTGTCTGAAAAGTGAGTGTAATACGATAGCTATCCGCAGCCTGAACATACTCCACCTCTTTCTCAAAGCAGGAAAAGGCATATAAAATACGGGATAATTCCACGTTGTACATAGGTATAATTACGATGATGCCCTGTTCTTTGCGTGACTCCAGAATACCGAGTATACGTTGGGTGAATTTCTCGGTCTCTTCAGGTGGAATTTCCTCTTCGGTGATGGTTACGATGCTGGACAGCTTGGTGGACATCAGCGTACGGTGCCGGCGGTTGTACCAAAGCAGGCTCCATTCTTTTTTGACCATGGAAAATTCCAGCTTATACGGAAAGCCTGACATGCGTTCATGAACACGCCCATTGCGCATTCTGTAGCTCATACAGATACCTGAGCGGGACCGCAGGATGGAACGCAATATACGCAGGAGCGGGTGATAGACCGGGGAGGCAGGGATGCCGGCCTTTTCCCTCAAGCTGCCATCGATCTCCAGTGGATCGTCATCTGCGAGCATCAGCCGAAGCTTATCGAGCGTAGACGGGATAAAAGCTTCTGTCGCCGCCGGATCTGACAGCATGGACTGGAGCCAGATTCTTTCCTGCGATGTGGTAGCAAAAGCGCCCGATTCATCCAGCCGCGAGACGATCTGGTAGTTAAATATTTTCTCGAATAGGCTCATAATAGGCTTGAAGCTCCTTCCATTCCTGCTTGAATTCCTGACGAAGCCGCTTGGGTTCCAACACCTCACAGCTTGATCCAAAGCTGCGCAGCCACGGTTTAATCTCGGTGATGCCGTTCACTGTAATTTCATAGATAAAGGATTCACTTTCTTCCTCCGTGATCGTTCCCCATTGCCCCTGCAACAGCACACGCTCCCGAATAAAGTTGCGTTTGGCACCTTCGGGATTGAAA from Paenibacillus sp. FSL R10-2782 includes the following:
- a CDS encoding WYL domain-containing protein → MSLFEKIFNYQIVSRLDESGAFATTSQERIWLQSMLSDPAATEAFIPSTLDKLRLMLADDDPLEIDGSLREKAGIPASPVYHPLLRILRSILRSRSGICMSYRMRNGRVHERMSGFPYKLEFSMVKKEWSLLWYNRRHRTLMSTKLSSIVTITEEEIPPEETEKFTQRILGILESRKEQGIIVIIPMYNVELSRILYAFSCFEKEVEYVQAADSYRITLTFQTDESEYVLSKIRFLGKRVKVVQGSRLISRMKETTARALARYEED